Proteins found in one Lycium ferocissimum isolate CSIRO_LF1 chromosome 6, AGI_CSIRO_Lferr_CH_V1, whole genome shotgun sequence genomic segment:
- the LOC132059599 gene encoding probable RNA-binding protein ARP1, giving the protein MLFEMTMSNINQHHNNNNMVGERDTTLTKVFVGGLAWETPKEAMREHFDKYGEILEAVIISDKLTGRSKGYGFVTFKEAESAKKACEDATPIINGRRANCNLASLGARRSRPSPSITPPPPPQGPNVVGPRANSASPASHVQWYYPAAAPQAAASASPFHHQHHHQPLPFYGYSPAYIATDMNYNHKLSYTGGAYMNGGHFSQVYPGQPMMGSNTLMPMYPYYHYHHHQTQTMGLPAHMYSPTAAGPIAAVPALMSKPTSVPPTAVCLAVE; this is encoded by the exons ATGCTTTTCGAGATGACGATGAGCAATATTAACCagcatcacaacaacaacaacatggtGGGTGAGAGAGATACAACGTTGACAAAAGTGTTTGTGGGAGGGCTGGCATGGGAAACTCCCAAAGAAGCCATGAGAGAGCACTTTGATAAGTACGGTGAAATCTTGGAAGCTGTCATCATCTCTGACAAGCTCACCGGCAGATCCAAGGGCTATGGCTTT GTGACTTTTAAGGAGGCAGAATCAGCCAAAAAGGCATGTGAGGATGCAACTCCCATTATCAATGGCCGTCGAGCCAACTGCAATCTGGCATCTCTGGGCGCACGGCGTTCCAGACCCTCTCCCTCTAtcactcctcctcctcctccccaA GGACCGAATGTGGTAGGACCAAGGGCCAATTCAGCATCACCTGCAAGTCACGTGCAGTGGTACTATCCTGCTGCGGCACCACAAGCTGCAGCTTCGGCTTCACCATTTCACCATCAGCACCATCATCAACCTCTTCCTTTCTATGG GTATTCTCCAGCTTACATTGCCACAGACATGAATTACAATCAT AAGCTAAGCTACACTGGTGGGGCCTACATGAATGGTGGACATTTCTCTCAAGTGTATCCAGGTCAGCCAATGATGGGTAGCAACACATTGATGCCAATGTATCCATACTATCACTACCATCATCATCAGACACAGACAATGGGCCTTCCAGCCCATATGTACTCTCCAACAGCTGCTGGCCCAATTGCTGCTGTCCCTGCCCTTATGTCAAAGCCCACATCAGTTCCTCCTACTGCAG TTTGTTTGGCTGTGGAATAG